In Ruminococcus flavefaciens AE3010, the genomic stretch GGGCGGATCGTCTTTTATAGTTCCCGTCATAGAAAAAGCACATGAGCTTGGCTGCTATGTAATTACCTGCGATTATCTTCCCGATAATATTGCGCATAAGTATTCCGATGAATACTGCAACGTAAGCGTTATTGATAAAGAGGCTGTTCTTGAAGCTGCAAGGAAGCATAAAATAGACGGCATCATCTCTTTTGCCTGCGACCCGGGAGTTGTATCTGCTGCTTATACAGCTGAGAAAATGGGACTTCCTTTTCAGGGACCCTATGAGTCTGTAAGGATACTTCAGGACAAGGGACTCTTCCGTAAATTCCTTACCGATAACGGCTTCAACTGTCCTCACGCAAAGAGCTATGACGATAAGAAGGCTCCGTTTGATGATATTGACTTCTTTAACTGGCCTGTTATCGTAAAGCCTGTTGACTCGGCAGGAAGCAAGGGCGTTACAAGAGTTGATGATCCCGCAAAGCTTTCCGAGGCTATCGAGATCGCTCTGGACGCAGGTCATAACGGACGGTTCATCATAGAGGACTTTCTCACATTCAAGGGCTCCCATTCGGGCGGCGACTTCTTTACCATTGACGGAAAGATCGTATTCGGTGCCCTGGAGGATCAGCTTTTTGACAAGAATTCTTCCAATCCCTATACTCCCGCAATGCTTATCTGGCCCACATCAATGGATAAAGAAGATGACAAGGCGCTCCACGAAGAACTTCAGAGACTTATGTATGCTCTGAATATGAAAACAGGCATATACAATATCGAAGGCTGCATCGGTGCAGACGGCAAGCCCTACATCATGGAGGTATCACCCCGCGGAGGCGGCTGCCGAATGGCTGAGATACAGCATATGGCTTACGGTGAGAATGCAGACCTTATCGGGAATGAGATAAGAATGGCTGTAGGACTTCCTCTTACAAAGATCGAGGAGGGCAAGTGCGACGGTTACTGGGTACAGTTCGATATCCATTCGCATACAGAACGCGACCGTGTGCTTAAATCGCTCCGAATAGAGCCGACGATCGAGAAGAAGTACGTAAAGTATTCCATGATAATCGCTAAGCCCGGTGATATAGTAAAGCCTTTTACGGGCGCAAACATGACACTTGGCGACGTATTCATGAGATTTGATACCCGTGAGGAGATTGCCGAAGTAATGAGCCGTTCCGAGGAATGGGTGCTTCTTGATTACGAAGACTGATAATTTGTAATTATGAAAGAGATCGGCGGATACATTGAATTTGAAACATTCCGCTCCAAAATGCTGTATGACGACGGTATAAAGCTGAACTGCGGAAGAAATGCTTTCGCATATCTTATCGAGACCGAAAATATCAAAAAAGTATGTTTCCCGAAAATGATGTGCGATTCTGATGATAAGGTGCTCGGTGACTACGGTGTGGAGGTAAGGTATTACTCCATAGACAGGGAACTGAAAATGGAGGATATCGTTCTTGAGGACGATGAGTGGCTGTATGTGGTGAATTACTACGGACAGCTCACAGATGAATATATCAAGTCGCTGAAGAAAAAATACGGCAGGATAATACTTGACAATGCACAGGCTTATTTCCAAAGACCTGTTGCAGGAATAGATACTGTTTATACCTGCCGCAAGTTCTTCGGAGTCCCCGACGGAGCAGTGCTTTACACCGATACGAGACTTGACAGGGAGCTTCCTGTGGACGAATCATTCAGCAGGATAAATTTCCTTGTGGGAAGATTTGAGAGAACAGCCTCGGAGTTTTACTGCGAATATGCTGCAAACAATGATCTGTTCTTTAATGAGCCGATCAAAAGAATGTCAAGGCTGACGGAGAATCTTCTACGCAGTATCGACTATGATTTTATAGAGAACAGAAGAACAGAAAACTTCACACATTATAATGAAGAGCTGGCTTCTGTGAACAAGCTCCGTCTGATCGTACCGAGAGGAGCGTTCATGTATCCATTTTATACCGAAAACGGCAATGAGGCAAGAGCAATACTGAAGGATATGAAGATATATATCCCTACACTCTGGCCGAATGTGTTTGATAAATGCACTGAAAACGATGCTGAGTACGATCTGGCTGAAAACATACTTCCGCTGCCGTGTGATCAGAGGTATTCATATGATGAGATTAAATATGTGATCGAGGTGATAAAAAATGTTTAGACTCCGCGAACTGGAAAGCAGGGATATTGCTGAGATAAATTCATGGAGAAACGACCCCGAGCTGATAAGTCACCTCGGTGCACCTTACAGATATATTAACCTCAGAGTTGATGAGGAATGGTTTGAGAATTATATGAGTTCGCGTTCGAGAAATGTAAGATGCTCCATTGTAGATGAAAATGATGAATTATACGGACTTGTCAGTCTGACAAATATAGATCAGCTGAATCAGTGTGCCGAGCTACATTTAATGATCGGTGACACTGCAAGGCGTGGCAAGGGTGCAGGCACCTTTGCGGTCAGGGAAATGATACGTCATTCATTCGATGATCTTAATCTTCACAGGATAGAGCTTGAATGTCTTGCAGCAAATGAGACAGCTGCAAAGCTGTATGAAAAATGCGGCTTTAAAAAAGAGGGCGTCAAGCGCGGGAGCGTATTCAAAAACGGGGAATACTCCGATGTTTGTATGTATTCTATCCTTAGAGAAGAGTATATGGAGGTGAAAGGAAATGAATGAGGAGATCTTAGTTACCAGATCCTCTATGCCTGATTTTGAGGAATACTGCAATGAGATAAAGGATATGTGGGACACCCACTGGCTCACAAATATGGGCGATAAGCACAAGCAGCTGCAGGAGGAGCTTGAGAAGAGGTTCGATGTTCCTCATGTTACTCTTTATACCAACGGACATCTGGCTCTTGAAAATATCATCGCCGCCATGAATCTTCCGAAGCACGGCGAGGTAATAACCACACCGTATACATTTGCTTCGACCACTCATGCTATCGTAAGAAACGGGCTCAATCCTGTTTTCTGCGACATCAATGATGAGGATTTCACCATAGATGCCGATAAGATCGAAAGACTTATCACAGACAAAACCTGCGCCATAGTTCCCGTTCATGTATACGGAAATGTGTGCGACGTGGAAAAGATACAGAAGATAGCTGATAAATACGGCTTAAAGGTAATATATGACGCAGCTCATGCTTTTGGCGTGACTTATAATGGCGAAAGCGTTGCCCACTTCGGAAATGCTTCTATGTTCAGCTTCCATGCTACAAAGGTATTCAATACAATAGAGGGCGGTGCCCTCTGCTACAGTGACGACAGCCTTGTGCAGAAGCTGTACGATATGAAGAATTTCGGGATACACGGTCCCGAGGACGTTGCATATGTAGGCGGAAATGCCAAGATGAATGAATTTCAGGCTGCCATGGGCATATGCAATCTGAGACATATCGATGACGAGATCGAAAAAAGACGAATAGTCACAGAGCATTACAGAAGCCGTCTTGAAAATGTAAGCGGTATAGTACTCTGTAAGCCGCAGAAGGACGTAAAGCCAAATTACGGTTATTTCCCTGTGGTATTCAACGAAAAGCTCTTCGGCGCAACAAGAAATGACGTGTTCATGGCGCTTGCTGATAACAACATAAATGCAAGAAAGTATTTCTACCCTATATCAAATACCTTTGAATGCTTCCACGGCAGGTATGATGTAAGCGAGACCCCTGTGGCGCTCCATGTAAGCAAGCGTGTGCTGACACTTCCGCTTTATGCGGATCTCAGTGAAGAGATCGTTGACAAGATCTGCGATATAATCCTTGCATTGAGAAAAAAATGACCCAACGTCCATAATAAATTTGAGAAAGGCTGAAACCGATGAGGAATGATGAAAGAAACGTAATTAATTTTAAGGAGATTTTTTCTCTTATTTTCAGGAGATTATGGCTCATAATCTTATTCGCACTGTGCGGCGGCATAATTGCTTTCTGCGTATCAAAGTATATCATTACACCAAGATATGAGGCACATCTTAATCTGTATGTACAGAGCAGTGCTGCTCTAAGCAATAAAGGAAACGACAAAAGCGATAACAAGAACGATGTCAATAATCTTAAACAGCTCACCAATACATATATCGAGGTACTCAATGACGATCTCGTAATGCATGATATCGGCAGCGAGCTTGTGAAAAGATTCGGTGAGCCCATAATGAAGAATGTTTTCGTTCTTGATAAGGACAATAATATCGATGCAGACGAGCTCCGCAGCTCTATATTTATTGAAAGTGTACCTGATACACTTGTTCTGAAGCTGAAGGTCATAACAAAGGACCCCGAGGTATCTGTAGCTATATGCAACTACTTTGCGGTCTATTCCGACCAGTATCTCCAGAAGGCGATCGGAAGCGACTGTATAGCAAAGTACATGACATGGGCAAAGTACAATGATGATCCTGTATCACCCAACAAGGTAAAGAATACCGCTCTCGGTATCGTTGCAGGAATACTCCTTTCACTGCTTATCATATTCCTTATTGACTTCTTTGACGATTCTGTAAGAAACGTTAATACACTCAGCAACAGATACGATACAGCTGTCATCGGTGAAGTAGGACACTTCAAGAGCAAGTTCAAGAGCGGCGACAGAAAGAGCAGATTTGTAAGTCTGTTCAATAAGTATGTACCGTTTACAGTAGTTGAAAACTACAAGGCGATCCGTACAAGTATAATCTATTCTCTTTCATCATATGAAAACAAGGTCATCTCTGTTTCATCAGCAGAGCCCTTTGAGGGAAAATCCATTACTGCTGCCAACATCGCTATCACTCTTGCACAGGGCGGCAATAAGGTCCTCCTTATCGATGCAGACCTGAGATATCCTGTTCAGCATGAGATATTCCGCATCAGCGAGAAAAAGGGACTTTCAAACGCTCTTACAGATATTTCCGATCTGGACAAATGCATAAAGAAGACATTTATGGAAAAGCTTGATATTATCTCCGCAGGTGATGCGGTAGCTAATCCGTCAGAGCTGGTAGCGTCTGAGAATATGGATAAGATAATCGAAAAGCTTGAGGAAAAGTACACTTATATCATCATCGATACACCTGCTGTAAACTTCTTTACAGATGCTGTTGAGATAGCTAAGAAGGTATCAGGCATGATAATGGTCGTAAGATACAACGAGACATCGTCTTCTGATATCGATTCGGCTATGAGCAGGATAGAATTCTTTGAAGCTAATATGCTTGGATTCATTATCAATGATGTTAAGTCAAATAAGAAGTACAACAAGGTAACAGCTTCCAACAGAAGCATTGCTCCACTCAAGAAAATGACAGACGCTCAGAAGATAAGCAAAAACAACTCGGCCAGCAGCAAAAACAGAAGCACAGGCAATAATAAAGCGAAAAAATAAAACAGCAGACAGCGATACATCAAAAAGTTGGTGTATCGCTGTTTTTTTACGGTCATACGTACCTGAACGGACAGACAGGTCTTTTTTCGGAAAGGATATTGATTTTTTCACATTCATCTGCTATACTGATTATATAAATAGCGTGATACACATCTCACATTCGGTATAGTCGGTATAGATCTCAGTAAAAAGGAGCTGATATTATGAAAAAGAAAATAATGGCAGCTGTGCTTGCGGCAATGTGCTTTGCAAGTGCTGTGCATGTTGGCGTTATGGGCGGAGCTGCTGCTGAAAGCACCGCCGTATCCGAACAGACAACAAGGGCTATGACTCTCAATGATGTTGTGGAGCTCTCGAAAAAGGGCAAGAAAGTGGACTGGTCCGATTTTGACGGATTTGACATTAATTGGCGGAGTTCTGCGGCATTTTCCAGATTCTGCAAGGTGGATTTTGGCAATGAGCTTTTCCTGATCGTCGGAGGTGAGCCGAATTTCCGGCCCGATGCAGTATGGCTGTGCTATTCCGATACGGAGACTTACGTCGATGTCAAAACAGGCGATGTCAAGGCGTTTATAGACAAATATGCGAAAAGCGATATTGTCACAACAACTGCTGCAACTACGACAAAGGCGACCACTGTGGCCACAACTGCTGCAACTACGACAAAGGCAACTACTGTGACCACTACTGCCGCAGCAACAAAGACCACAGCTGTCACCACCAGAACTACAGAACTTCCCGAATTATATAAATTTACGGTCATAGTCCTGAGCGTAAGTGATACGACCCTGCTGGTAAAGCCTGATAAGGAATATGAAGCTCTGAAAGGCTACGACGAATTTGTAATGGGCATAAATCAGCTGAACAATGATATTAAGCCGACTGTGGGCATGAAGCTTGAGATTTCTTCTTTAGGTGTCGGCTTCATTGACACTAACCCTGCCCGTATCGGCACAGTTGTAAATGTTACGGTAGTTTCGGACGCTCCCATAGCCACAAAGGAAATGACTCTTGATGACGTTGTGGAGCTTTCCAAAAAGGGTGATGCCCTTGGCTGGTCGGACTTCGAGCCATACAAGGCTAATGACGCAAGCACATGTATCCAATGCTGGGAGTACGATCTCGGAAACGGCTTTCACCTTAAAGTCGGCGGTCCCCCTGACGGTAAGCCTGATTTTATCCTTTTAGGGTATTACAGCTTCAAAGACTGTGACGTCAGAACAGAAGATGTTTCGGCATTTATAGATTTTATTACAGCAACATATATCATCATAAAGGGCGACGCCAACTTCGACCGCTATGTGGATATGTCGGACGTTGTGCTTGTTATGCAGGCTCTGGCAAATCCCAATAAGTACGGCTTGAA encodes the following:
- a CDS encoding ATP-grasp domain-containing protein, whose translation is MKKLMILGGSSFIVPVIEKAHELGCYVITCDYLPDNIAHKYSDEYCNVSVIDKEAVLEAARKHKIDGIISFACDPGVVSAAYTAEKMGLPFQGPYESVRILQDKGLFRKFLTDNGFNCPHAKSYDDKKAPFDDIDFFNWPVIVKPVDSAGSKGVTRVDDPAKLSEAIEIALDAGHNGRFIIEDFLTFKGSHSGGDFFTIDGKIVFGALEDQLFDKNSSNPYTPAMLIWPTSMDKEDDKALHEELQRLMYALNMKTGIYNIEGCIGADGKPYIMEVSPRGGGCRMAEIQHMAYGENADLIGNEIRMAVGLPLTKIEEGKCDGYWVQFDIHSHTERDRVLKSLRIEPTIEKKYVKYSMIIAKPGDIVKPFTGANMTLGDVFMRFDTREEIAEVMSRSEEWVLLDYED
- a CDS encoding GNAT family N-acetyltransferase, whose translation is MFRLRELESRDIAEINSWRNDPELISHLGAPYRYINLRVDEEWFENYMSSRSRNVRCSIVDENDELYGLVSLTNIDQLNQCAELHLMIGDTARRGKGAGTFAVREMIRHSFDDLNLHRIELECLAANETAAKLYEKCGFKKEGVKRGSVFKNGEYSDVCMYSILREEYMEVKGNE
- a CDS encoding DegT/DnrJ/EryC1/StrS family aminotransferase, translated to MNEEILVTRSSMPDFEEYCNEIKDMWDTHWLTNMGDKHKQLQEELEKRFDVPHVTLYTNGHLALENIIAAMNLPKHGEVITTPYTFASTTHAIVRNGLNPVFCDINDEDFTIDADKIERLITDKTCAIVPVHVYGNVCDVEKIQKIADKYGLKVIYDAAHAFGVTYNGESVAHFGNASMFSFHATKVFNTIEGGALCYSDDSLVQKLYDMKNFGIHGPEDVAYVGGNAKMNEFQAAMGICNLRHIDDEIEKRRIVTEHYRSRLENVSGIVLCKPQKDVKPNYGYFPVVFNEKLFGATRNDVFMALADNNINARKYFYPISNTFECFHGRYDVSETPVALHVSKRVLTLPLYADLSEEIVDKICDIILALRKK
- a CDS encoding polysaccharide biosynthesis tyrosine autokinase — protein: MRNDERNVINFKEIFSLIFRRLWLIILFALCGGIIAFCVSKYIITPRYEAHLNLYVQSSAALSNKGNDKSDNKNDVNNLKQLTNTYIEVLNDDLVMHDIGSELVKRFGEPIMKNVFVLDKDNNIDADELRSSIFIESVPDTLVLKLKVITKDPEVSVAICNYFAVYSDQYLQKAIGSDCIAKYMTWAKYNDDPVSPNKVKNTALGIVAGILLSLLIIFLIDFFDDSVRNVNTLSNRYDTAVIGEVGHFKSKFKSGDRKSRFVSLFNKYVPFTVVENYKAIRTSIIYSLSSYENKVISVSSAEPFEGKSITAANIAITLAQGGNKVLLIDADLRYPVQHEIFRISEKKGLSNALTDISDLDKCIKKTFMEKLDIISAGDAVANPSELVASENMDKIIEKLEEKYTYIIIDTPAVNFFTDAVEIAKKVSGMIMVVRYNETSSSDIDSAMSRIEFFEANMLGFIINDVKSNKKYNKVTASNRSIAPLKKMTDAQKISKNNSASSKNRSTGNNKAKK